From the Oxalobacter vibrioformis genome, the window AGCGTCAAATCCAAAATGATTGAGCCTGGCTATGCCTGGCTCAGGGTCGCCCAGTTCCAGGAACCGACAGTGGATGACCTCGTCAAGAAAATCAACGCGATCTATGCCCAAACTCCCAATATCAAGGGGCTGGTTCTGGATCTGCGCAATGATCCAGGCGGTATTTTGCCGGGTGCTATCGGGGTGGCATCCATCTTCCTGCCAAAGGATGTGGTTATCGTTTCAACAAACGGTCAGCTGCCGGAATCCAAGGCAACCTTTTATGCCCGCCCTGAATTTTATGCCGGCCGTCACCTGAATGACCCGCTGTCCAAACTGCCGCCCCAGATCAAGACGGTACCCATCGTTGTCCTGGTCAATATCGGCTCAGCGTCCGCCTCTGAAATCGTGGCTGGCGCCCTGCAGGATCACAAGCGCGCCACTATTTTGGGAACACAGACATTCGGCAAGGGATCGGTTCAGACCGTTCGCCAGATTTCACCGGATACCGCAGTCAAACTGACAACCGCACGCTATTACACGCCGAATGGCCGCTCCATCCAGGCCAAAGGCATTGTTCCTGACCTGATGGTGGATGAGACGCCGGAAGGCGATGGCTACAACAGCCTGCGTCTGCGTGAAGCGGATCTGCTGAAACATCTTTCCAATGATCCTGCCCAAAATGAGGATGAGGCCCAGCGGATCAACGAAGAAGAAGAACAGAAGCTTTTAAGCAACACCAAGAAATACAAGCCGCTTGAATATGGCAGCAAGGACGACTTCCAACTGACGCAGGCACTGAATCACCTGAAAGGACAACCCGTCAAAATCTCGAAAACCAAAGTCGAAGAAAAGAAAAACGGGGCTGATGCTGAAAAAACAGAAACAGAGTCCAATCTGAAAAACAAGCAGTAATCTGCGGGAATGAACACGCGCCAATCCGAACGTTACTCCCGCCATATCCTGCTGAAAGAACTGGGCATGGATGGCCAGGAAAAAATCCTGGCTGCCCATGCCCTTGTCATTGGCGCAGGCGGCCTGGGATCACCTGCCTGCTATTACCTGGCTTCCGCTGGAATCGGGAAAATCACGCTCGTGGATGACGACACAGTAGACTTGTCCAATCTGCAACGGCAAATCCTGCATACAACCGATCGTATCGGCCAGCCGAAAGCCGTTTCCGGAAAAACCACGCTGTCGAAAATCAATCCGGATATCGACATTATTGCGTTAAATGAGCGGCCGGATGAATTCCGCCTGCATGAACTTGCCGAAAGCGCATCGGTTGTTCTGGACTGCACTGATAACTTTGCCAGTCGCCACATCATCAACCGGGTTTGCGTTGCCAGCCGTCGGCCACTGGTATCCGGCGCGGCACTGCAGTTTGACGGACAGGTATCGGTCTATGATATGCGCGCAAACGATGCGCCATGCTACTCCTGCCTGTTTTCAGCCGACCAGCCGTTTGAAGACAGAAAGGCGGCACAATTCGGCGTCTTTGCTCCTGTTGTCGGCATCATCGGCACCATACAGGCTGCAGAAGCCTTGAAACTCGTGGCCGGCATTGGCAAATCACTGGCTGGTTCACTGCTGATTCTTGATGGACTGACCATGTCGTGGACCCGGATACAGCTTGACCGCAATCCGGATTGTCCTGTCTGCGGCAAACACCAGGCCCGCGCCATAAATCACGAAGCGCCATAACGAGCGCGATAGGCATTGACCGCATCACGGTACTGCGACAGGGAGGAATCAACCCCATCCTGCGAAAGATAGGTCATCAGGTCATCAAGGCTGGCAATCGACAACACCGGCATGTGGTAGGCATTCTGCACTTCCTGAACAGCTGAGAATTCGGACAGCGCATCATCCTTGCCTGAACGCTCCATGCGATCCAGCGCAATCAGTACCGCAGCAGGGGTCGCACCAGCGGCCCGGATAATCCCGACAGATTCATTGACAGACGTCCCGGCGGAAATCACATCATCAACAATGACAACCCGCCCGGCCATTGGCGCGCCAACCAGGGTTCCTCCCTCTCCATGATCCTTGGCTTCCTTGCGGTTATAGGCAAAAGGCGCATTGCGCCCCCGGTTTGACAATGCGACTGCTACCGCAGCAACCAGTGGAATCCCTTTGTAAGCCGGACCATACAGCATATCGAACGCAATGCCGGAATCCAGGAGCGTCTGCGCATAAAAATCCGCCAGCCTGCCAAGTGAGGCACCATCATTGAACAATCCGGCATTAAAAAAGTAAGGGGATGTGCGCCCGGCCTTGGTAATAAATTCACCAAAACGCAACACCCCGGAATCAACGGAAAACTGGATAAAATCCTGTCGCAAATTACTCACTATCGGCCTCACTCACAGCAAAAAATCAAAAAAACACTCCATTGTAGCGCGTGAAAAACAATTGGGAAAAGCGTTGTGCCTTACAGAAAGCAGACAGCTCCTGTTGCAATAAAAAAGGGAAGAAAGCCTCTTCCCTTTGATATCACGACACATGGAACTTACAGATTAAGATAATCGGCAACAAAATCCGCATCCTTGTCCCCTCTGCCCGAGAGATTGACCAGGATCGTCTTGTCCTTGCCCAACTCCTTTGCCGCCCGCATGGCATAGGCCACGGCATGCGCACTTTCCAGTGCAGGAATAATCCCCTCCACACGAGATAACGTAATAAAGGCATCCAGGCATTCCTGGTCTGTTGCCGACTCATACTGCACCCGCCCCATGTCCTTGAGATAACAGTGCTGGGGGCCAACACCCGGATAGTCCAGACCGGATGCAATCGAGTAAACCGGCAATGTATTGCCATCCTTGTCCTGCAGGGCATAGCATTTATAACCATGCAGCGTGCCCTTGGTGCCCAGTGTCATGGTTGCGGCATTGTCCGGTGTATCCAGCCCTTTTCCGGCCGGCTCCACACCCACCAACCTCACCGATTCATCCGGCAGAAATTCCGTGAACATCCCAATCGAATTTGAGCCGCCCCCCACGCAGGCCACTATCATATCCGGCAGTTTTTTTTCGCGTGCCAGAAATTGCTCACGCGACTCCTTGCCGATAATCATCTGAAAATCGCGCACCATTTTCGGGAACGGGTGCGGTCCAACCGCAGAGCCAATCGCGTACAGAAAATTATCCGGGTCCTTGACATACTCATCAAAGGCGCTGTCGACCGCATCCTTCAGCGTCTGGGTACCGCGGGTAACCGGAATCAGTGTCGCGCCCAGGATTTTCATCTTGGTGACATTCGGGTGTTCTTTTTCAATATCAATGACGCCCATATGAATTTCACAGGGAAGCCCTACCAACGCACAGGCGGTTGCCATCGCAACGCCATGCTGCCCGGCCCCGGTTTCTGCAATCACCTTGGTCTTTCCCATAAACTTGGCCAGCAGCGCCTGTCCCAGGCAGTGATTGATCTTGTGCGCACCGGTATGATTCAGGTCTTCCCGTTTGATGAAAATACGGGCACCGCCCTGGCGTTCTGTCAGTTTTTTCGCAAAATAAATCGGGCTGGGGCGACCAACGTAATGGGTATACAGTTCCTGCAACTCATCCTGGAACGCCCTTGTCTGCCTGACAGTTTCATAGGCATCACTGATCTTGTCCATGGCAACTTTTAACTCAGGCGGAATGATCTGCCCGCCATACTCACCAAAATACCCGGCCTTATCCGGCATTTCCCCAAACTGTTGCGACATACTTGTTTCCTTCAATTATTTTTAATCATCCAAACAGGCAAAAATCATAACTCCGATACGCTGTAATGTCGAATATCCTGCCCGCATTTTTCGTGTTTTTTATTTGTTACCGTTCCAGGGCGCGATTTTGGGGAGCATCATCATGCCCGGCAATGCCAGGACGAAACAGATATTGAAAAACATGAACCAGCCTGTCTGATCCACGATAAAGCCCGCGGATGCGTTGATAAACGTGCGGGGAATCGCCGCCAGAGACGTAAAAAGCGCGTACTGCGTGGCACTGTACCGCTTGTCCGTGGTTCTGGCGATATAGGCAACAAAGGCCGCCGTTCCCAGCCCGACCCCCAGGGCTTCAAAACCAATCACAAAGGCAAGGATATAGGGATTTGCGCCCTGTGATGCTATCCATGAGAATCCCAGAATGGACACCGCCTGCACCACCCCATACAACCACAGTGCCCGGTTGATGCCCAGGCGGATCATCCAGATCCCCCCCAGCATGCCGCCGATCAGGCTCGCCCAGAAACCGGTCGTTTTCGCAATGGCGCCAATCTGGGTCATGCTAAATCCCAGGTCCAGATAAAACTTAGTTGCCAATGCCGTAGCCAGGCTGTCCCCCAGCTTGTACAGAAAAATAAAACTCAGGATAAAAAAAGCATTCTTCCAGCCCGCACGGGTAACAAACTCCCTGAAAGGCAAAACAACCGCTTCCCGCAGATTGGCAGGAGGTACGCCATATATTTCGGGTTCCCTGATCAGAAGTGAGCAGATAAATCCTGGAATCATGAAAGCGGCTGTTATCCAGAAGACCCATTGCCAGCTCATCATGTCCGCTAAAATCAGGGAGAGTGCCCCAGGAACCATGCCCGCAACCCGATAGGCATTCACATGAATGGCACTGCCCAATCCCTGTTCATTATCCGGCAGCAATTCCCGCCGGTAGGCATCCAGTGCGATATCCTGGCTCGAAGACAGGAAAGCAACAAATGTGCACAAGAGGCCAATCAGCAAAAGATGCTTCATCGGATCAAGCATGCCCATCATGCCGATGGAAAAGAAAAGGCCAAGCTGGGTAATTGCCATCCAGCCGCGCCGGCGCCCCATCTTTCCAAGGCTGAAGCGGTCCATCAGCGGCGCCCAGATAAATTTCCAGGTATAGGGGAACATCACCAGCGCAAAAAGGCCCAGTGATTTGACATTGAGTCCCGACTTGGCAAGCCAGGCCTGAAGCAGGTTAAGCAGGATAAAAAGCGGCAGTCCGGATGAAAAACCGATAAAAACGCAAATCAGCATGCGCTGGTGAAACGCACTGAAGAATTTGCGCTCAGGCGTTGTCATAAGCCGGATGATGCTTTCTTTTTCAATCGAAAAACAGCCAGCGCGCCACGCAGGTTGCGAAGAAAAGACACCGGTTTTCCATGGTGAAGCGCCACACAGTCTGTCACCGTCAGCCCGACCCGATTGGCCAGGTCGCCAAAATCACTGATGGTGGCGCACCGCAGGTTCGGGGTGTCATACCACTCATAGGGCAACTCCTGGGTTACCGGCATACGCCCTTTCAGCAGCGTCAGGCGATTCTGCCAATAAGCAAAATTGGGAAAAGAAACAATGGCTTCATTACCCACCCTTGCAATATCGTGCAACAGCGCTTCCACATTTTTCATCATTTGCAGCGCGGACAGGCACAACACCGTATCAAAAGAATTATCCGCAAACAGGTCAAGCCCCTTTTCCAGATCATGCTGGATAACCGGTACCCCCCTGCTTGCACAGCCCGGAATTTTTTCATCGTCAATTTCAACACCGTAGCCACTGCATCTTTTTATCGAGTGCAGATATTCCAGCATGGCGCCATCGCCACATCCCAGATCCAGCACATGCGCCTCTTTAGGCACCCAGTGGGCGATAAATGCCAGGTCGGCCCTGAGTTCCCGCAGTTTGAGTACGGCCATCAGTTCCCCCGTTCCTCAATTTCCAGCCACATCCTGTCAACATAGGATCGGACCAGGTCATGGTATCGTTCATCCGTCAGCAAGAAGGCATCATGCCCGTGCGGCGCGTCAATATCCGCGTAGGTCACTTCCCGCCGGTTATCAATCAGCGCCTTGACGATTGCCCGGCTGGCATCAGAAGAAAAACGCCAGTCCGTTGTGAATGATGCCAGAAGAAATTTTGCCTGCGTACCGGCAAGTGCCCTGGTCAGGTCGCCATCGTAAGGTGCTGCGGGATCAAAATAATCCAGCGCCCGGGTAATCAGCAGATAGGTATTGGCGTCAAAATAGGAAGAAAACTTGTCGCCCTGGTAATGCAGATAGGATTCGATTTCGAACTCCACACCAAACCCGAAATGATACTGGCCCGAACGCAGCATGCGGCCGAATTTTTCGGACATGTCCACATTGGAAAGATACGTGATGTGGCCTATCATGCGCGCCACGCGCAAACCGTTTTTCGGCACGACACCATACGCATAAAAATCGCCGCCGTGAAAATCCGGATCGGTCAGAATCGCCTGGCGGGCCACATCATTAAAGGCAATATTCTGGGCTGTGAGCTTGGCTGTCGATGCAATAGCAATACAGTGTTCGAGCCGGGCCGGAAACATCATGCTCCACGCCAGCGCCTGCATCCCCCCCAGAGAACCACCCATCACGGCAGCAAATTTCCGTATGCCCAGCACATCAGCAAGACGGGCCTGTGACTGCACCCAGTCTTCAACGGTGACAACAGGAAAACCATGTCCATAAGGCTTGCCCGTTTCGGGATTGATATGCATCGGCCCCGTAGAACCAAAGCAGGAGCCCAGGTTATTCACGCCGATGACAAAAAAACGGTTGGTATCAACCGGCTTTCCCGGTCCAACCATGTTGTCCCACCAGCCAATGTTATTAGGCTGATCCTCATAATACCCGGCCACATGGTGTGAGGCATTCAACGCATGACAGATCAGTATCGCATTCGATTTATCCGCGTTGAGCGTTCCGTAGGTCTCATAGACCAGCGTGTAATTGGCAATCAATGCGCCGCTTTGCAAACGCAAAGGCTCATCAAAATCAATTGACCGGGCAGTTACCGCTCCAACAGAAGTCATGTATTCGTCTTGCACCCTGAAAAACAGCGTGCCTTCCTTTTTATTTCATGAAAAAACAAAGCCCGAAAGCAGCGGACCTGTCGGGCTTGTTTTCAAGCTCGCTTTAGCCGCATTTATTTCGGGGACATCCCCCTGCGCCCGCAAGCTGAATTGTTCAAATCGGCGCAACAGTACAAGCATAACGAAGTCATCGCCCAGCGTCAAACCACAGAAGAAAAAAAGCGTTACACGGCTGCAGGCAACTGCCTGACTTTCTCAACAGCCCGCTCTATCGCATCCGGCTCTCCCAGACTCAATATTCTTTTTACCCTGGGTGCAAGCTCTTTTAAGCTGGCATTGAGAATTTCCTGCTTCACCGTCAAAAGCTGGGTGGAGTGCATGGAAAACTCCCTCAACCCCATGCCGAGCAAAAGCCGCGTCATGGCAGGATCTCCGGCAAGCTCACCACAAATGGATACCGGCAAACCAGCCTTTGCTCCCGCCCTGATTACCGTTGACAACATGGTCAGAATCGCCGGATGCAAGGGATTGTACAAATGGGCCACTTCCGGATCCACCCGGTCAATCGCCAGGGAATACTGGATCAGGTCATTGGTACCGATCGACAGAAAATCCAGGCGCCTGGTAAACATGGACAAGGCAAAAATCGCCGCCGGCACTTCAACCATGGCGCCAATAGGAATATTCGGGTCAAACTTCACCTTTTCGGCCTTCAATTGCGATTTGGCCTGCTCAATCATCGCCAGCGACTGGTCAATCTCAAAAGCATGCACCAGCATCGGAATCAGCAGCTTTACCGGACCAAAAGCCGATGCCCTGAGGATAGCGCGTAATTGCGTCAGGAAAAGCTCCGGCTCCGCAAGGCAAAAACGGATGGCACGCTTGCCCAGTGCCGGGTTCAGCACACTGAAATCAGAAATGCCGATCGGCTTGTCGGCACCAATATCCAGCGTGCGGATCGTAACAGGGCGCCCCCGCATGATGACCACCGCCTTTTTATAGGCTTCAAACTGCTCCTCCTCGCCGGGAAGGCGGCTCATGTCACCGGCCTTGCTCATAAACAGGAACTCGGAACGGAAAAGGCCAATGCCGCTTGCTCCGTTTTCCAGCGCGGCATTACAGTCATCCGGAAATTCGATGTTCGCCATCAGGGTGATTGGCGTCCCATCGTGCGTCATTGTCGGTGTCTTTTTCAGCTTGCTGAGTTTTTTCAGCGCCTTTTCCCGGGCCACTTTCCTGACGCGGTATTGTTCCAGCACCAGCGACGTCGGGTTGACAATAACTACCCCGGTATCTGCATCGATAATCAGCCAGTCATCCTGTTCGATGAGCATCAATGCATTCGGCAAGCCAAAAACCGCAGGCGCATCAATACTTCTGGCGACAATCGCCGCATGGGAATTTTTACTGCCGACTTCAGAAATAAAACCACTGAACGTCCGGTCACGAAAATGGAGCATGTCAGCAGGAGAAATATCATACGCCACGACAATCATGTCGATGCGCTCCTCCTCCGGGATTTCTGCCAGAACAGGCGCTGTCTCAGGCATATTTTCGCCAACCTGCCCCTGCAGGTTTTTCATGACACGTTCTGCCACCTGCTGGATATCCGCCTTGCGCTCACGAAGATAAGGATCTTCAATTCCATCGAACTGCGCCGACAATTGCTCAATTTGAGTCAAAAGCGCCCATTCCGCATTATATCGTCGCGTGCGAATGATGTTGAGCGGCTCTTTGGCAATCATGGCATCCGAAAGGATCATCGCATGCACATCCAGAAAGGCGCCCAGCTCAACCGGCGCATCCTTTGGCAGGCTGCTCCAGATACTTTCCAGTTCATTATGAACCGCCTCGATAGCAGCCTCCAGCCGCGTAACCTCAGCCTCAACCTTTTCCTGGGGAACAAGATAATGACGCACATCCAGCGCAGCACGGGGAATAAGATGGGCGCGACCAATGGATATGCCACGCGAAACCGTGGTGCCATGAAGCGCGAAAGATGCCATCGTTTTTCCCGACTGCATATCCCTTTACTCCGCCTCCCCGAACTTGCCGTTAATGAGGGTGACGATCGCCTCCATGCATTCTGCCTCATCGGAGCCATCCGTCTCCAACGTGACGCGTGCCCCCTTGCCGGCAGCCAGCATCATGACGCCCATGATGGACTTGGCATTGATTCGCTGATTGTTACGCGTCATCCAGACTTCGCAGTGATATTTGGTTGCCAGCTGGGTCAGCTTGGCAGAAGCACGGGCATGAAGCCCGAGCTTGTTGACTATTTCCAGTTCTCGTTCAATCATATTTTGCGTTTGTCCATGACTGCACCACCCATTCCATCAGCAACAGTTATCTATTCTGACTGCACCGCTTTTTCCGCCGGACAGTGCTTTTTCGATAACCGTTTCCAGGTCATTTTCGCGATACGTGATCGCCCTTAACAACATTGGCAGGCTGACACCGGCAATTACCTCAACCCGCCCCTGCGTTGTCAGTCGATAACAGCAATTGGACGGCGTGCCTCCCAGCACATCGGTCAGAACCAGCACGCCAGAGCCGTCATCCAGCCGGGCTATCGCCTGCGAAGCGACCAGATTAATGTCATTCAGATCCTGGTCAGCCCTGACATCAATAGCTTCTATCCGCTCCTGCTTTCCCTCAAACATATGGGATGCGGTGGCCATAAATGCATTGGCCAATGGCTCATGCATGATGAGAAGAATACCTATCATTTTTCAGCTTGCGGCAAAATTAAAAACCGGACACACATCAGCATCCTGTCAATACGGCCCGATAAGCCGCAAGACAAACACCATGCAAATCTTTGCTGCCTGTTAACGTAATACAACCTATTGTAATTAATAAACCCGTCAGGTCAAATTGTTTCATCAAGCGCATTGAAAAACATCTCGGCCACGTTGAACCCGGTCTGCGCTGCAATCTCCCTGAAACAGGTAGGGCTGGTTACGTTAATTTCCGTCAGCCAGTCGCCGATAATATCCAGACCAACCAGAAAAAGCCCTTCTGCCGCCAGGCTCAAAGCCAGCGTTTCCGCAATTTCCCTGTCGCGCCCGGATAACGGCTGTGCCACGCCCTGCGCCCCAACTGCCAGATTGCCCCGGATATCCCCCTTTTGCGGGATACGCGCCAGCGCATAAGGCACCACCGTGCCATTGATCAGCAACACCCGCTTGTCCCCCAGCGCAATTTGCGGGATAAACTTCTGGGCCATGATGGCGCGACCGCCATTTTCGGTCAATGTTTCAATCACCGAGCCCATGTTCATGCCATCGCCCATAATACGAAATATGCCGGCACCGCCCATTCCATCAAGCGGCTTGAAAATCACATCCCCGTGCTGCGTGTGAAATTCGCGCAATAAGGCATCGTCACTGCTGACCAGGGTTGGCACGACAAATTGGGGGAAACGGGCAATCGCCATCTTTTCGTTATAGTCCCTGAGCGCCGCAGGGCGATTGAATATCCGCGCACCAGCCGCCTCTGCGAGATCAAGCAGATAGGTGCTGTAAAGATAATTCATATCAAAAGGCGGGTCTTTGCGGACAATGACCGCATCAAAAGCGGCCAGCGGGAAAAACTTCTTTTCTTCGGAACGATACCAGTTGGCATCCTCTTTTCCCGTCAGTACGATCTGCCTTGCCCTGGCAACAATATCGCCATCCGAATAAGCCATGTCCTGCGACTCAAAAGCATAGATCACATGACCACGCTTTTGCGCTTCCACCATCATGGCGAAAGTCGAATCCTTCCAGACCTTGAAGCTGTCCAGTGGATCAGCCAGAAATGCAATTTTCATGAATCGCCTCAGATAGCGGCCATTTCAGGATCGGTTCTTTCGAGTTCGATGGATGCCGCCAGCAATGCCAGACGCGCAACCACCCCGTACATATAGAAACGGTTGGGAACGGCGGTACCCGGCTCTGCGGCCTTATCCGGCAACGCATGCGGATGTGAAAATGCCAGCGGCACAAAATGAGCGCCCGGCGCATTCAGATTCTCTATCTCGCTACGTTGGTCATGAACGCGGTAAAAACCACCTACCACGTACCGGTCAATCATATAAACAACCGGCTCGGCAACCGCATTATCAACACGCTCGAAAGAATGTACGCCTTCCTGGATAATGACATCACTGACTTCAAGCCCTTCCTTGACAACGGACATCTTGTTGCGCTGTTTGCGGTTAAGGCCCGTGATCTCGCTGGCATCCGTTACTGTCATGATACCCATGCCATAGGTGCCGGCATCCGCTTTGACAATGACAAAAGGCTTCTCCTTGATGCCGTATTCCCTGTATTTACGCCGGATCTTGACCAGAACCGAATTGACATTGGCAGCAAGGCACTCTTCCCCCTCACGCGCGGCAAAGTTGATCTCGCTGCAGTGATTGAAAAACGGATTGATAATCCAGGGATCAACACCGATCAGTTTGGCAAAGCGCCGCACCACATCATCATAAGCGGCAAAATGATTGCTTTTACGGCGAATCGTCCAGCCCGCATGCAACGGAGGCAACAGGCTCTGCTCATACACTTCATTCAATATGGCCGGACTGCCTGAACTCAGATCATTATTCAGCAAAATGGTGCAGGGATTGAAGTCCGGCAGGCCGACCCTGCGCCCGTTGTTAATCCGGATTAGCGGCTCAATCACATGAACCGAACCATCCGGCAGTGACAGCTCCGTCGGGCCGGTTATTTCTTCGGAGATGGAGCCCAGGCGCACATTCAGTCCTGCCATCCGCATCAGTTTGATCAGCCGCGCCAGATTTTGGAGGTAATAGGTATTGCGTGTATGGTTTTCCGGCACCAGCAGAAGGTTTTTGGCATCAGGACAGTACTTTTCAATAGCTGCCATGGTGGCCTGAACCGCCAGCGGCACCATTTCCGCTGAAAGATTATTAAATCCCCCAGGGAAAAGATTGGTATCGACAGGCGCCAGCTTGAACCCCGCATTGCGCAAATCCACCGAACAGTAAAACGGCGGCGTATGATCCTGCCACTCCAGGCGGAACCATCTCTCAATCGATGGCGTTGCCTCGACAACGTTTTTCTCCAGCTCAAGGAGCGGGCCATTCAAAGCAGTAACCAAATGTGGATCCATATCATCCTTTATGATTTGCGAGCATCCTGTCTGTTAAAAACAATGCCTCAGCCTGCTTCATGTGAGGCACTTTTTCATTTTATCAAACGTGCGCTTTTTTAATTGAAGCACATTTACCGGCCTGCCGCACTGATTTTGACAATATATTGCATTTAAAAAAACGGCTGATGAGTACAGTTTGACACAAAATCAGAAAACGGGGGGGTCTGCCCGTGTGGCTTTTTTATTTCCCGATAATGGCACTCTCCCGATAAAATAGTAAACTGTTCAGGGCATCCTCACGAATACCGACATAAACTGCCATGCCCGGCTATCGGGCAGAAAGCGTTGAAATGGAAAATAAAAATATTTTTGATGATCTGCAATCCCGGATCAACCAGATTATCGACAGCTCCCCCGTAAAAGATATCGAAAAAAATATCCGCGCACTGATAACACAGGCCCTTTCCCGCCTTGATGTTGTCACACGTGAAGAGTTTGACCTGCAGGTCATGACAATCACCCAGTTGCGCGAACAGATCAATCTGTTGCAGGCTCATCTGAACAAACTCGAAAAGAAACTGGAAAAGCAGGCGGGCCCCTCGGATGACCAGACTGTCTGAATAACCGCATGAGCCTTGCCATCCTGAAAAGCCGTGCCCTGACCGGCATGGAAGCGCCTGAAGTCACGGTCGAGGTCCATCTGGCAAATGGCCTGCCGTCTTTCACTATTGTGGGGCTTGCCGACACCGAAGTAAAAGAAGCGCGCGAGCGTGTCAGGGCGGCCCTGCAAAATGCCCGCTTTGAATTTCCTGCCAGAAGAATCACGGTCAACCTGGCTCCTGCCGACCTGCCAAAAGAGTCCGGGCGTTTCGATCTGCCCATCGCACTGGGCATCCTGGCTGCATCCGGTCAAATGCCGAAAGAAAAACTCAGCCATTACGAATTTGCCGGCGAGCTCTCTCTTTCCGGTGATCTTCGCCCCATACGCGGCGCACTGGCCATGACCTTTGCCATGCAGCGCTCAGGGACAGCATCGGGCAGCCGCACCGCTTTTATTCTTCCATCGGACAATGCCGAAGAAGCATCACTGGTTGATGACATTGCTATCCTGCCAGCCAATTCATTACTGGAAGTGTGTGCCCACTTCAGTTCAAATGAAGAAGAGCAGCAGCTCAAGCAACACACCGGCAGGAACGGTTTCGAAACCTCATCGTATCCGGACTTTGCCGAGGTCAAAGGACAGACACAGGCAAAGCGTGCACTGGAAGTCGCTGCGGCCGGCAGTCATAATGTGCTGATGAGCGGCCCTCCGGGCACAGGAAAAACCATGCTCGCCACCCGGTTCGCCGGCATTCTCCCTCCCATGACGGATGAAGAAGCCCTTGAATCCGCCGCCGTTCAATCACTGACAGGGCATTTTGAGGCATCACGCTGGAAAATGCGTCCTTACCGTTCCCCGCATCATACCGCTTCGGGTGTGGCGCTGGTCGGCGGTGGCAACACCCCTCGTCCGGGTGAAATTTCCCTTGCTCATTGCGGCGTGCTCTTTCTTGATGAGTTGCCGGAATTTGACCGCCGTGTCCTGGAAGTCCTGAGGGAACCGTTGGAATCCGGCCACATCACCATTTCCCGTGCGGCGCGCCAGGCCACGTTTCCGGCACGTTTCCAGATGATCGCCGCCATGAACCCCTGCCCCTGCGGTTATCTTGGCCATGCCTCAGGCAAATGCCGCTGCACACCTGACGCGGTTGCCCGCTACCAGTCCCGGATATCCGGCCCCCTGCTGGATCGTATTGACATCCAGATACCGGTACAGGCACTGGACCAGGAAGAATTGATGAAACCCTCTGCCAGTGAATCATCGGCTGCCATTGCCAGGCGCGTTGCACAAGCATATGCCCTGCAACACCACCGGCAGGGCAAATCCAACAATCTGTTGCTCCCACCGGAAATCGACGCCTACTGCAAGCCGGATGAAAAAGGTGAGCAGTTGTTAAGGCAGGCAATGGTCCGTCTTAACTGGTCGGCCAGAGCCTATCATCGTGTACTGAAAGTCGCCC encodes:
- the metW gene encoding methionine biosynthesis protein MetW, with product MAVLKLRELRADLAFIAHWVPKEAHVLDLGCGDGAMLEYLHSIKRCSGYGVEIDDEKIPGCASRGVPVIQHDLEKGLDLFADNSFDTVLCLSALQMMKNVEALLHDIARVGNEAIVSFPNFAYWQNRLTLLKGRMPVTQELPYEWYDTPNLRCATISDFGDLANRVGLTVTDCVALHHGKPVSFLRNLRGALAVFRLKKKASSGL
- a CDS encoding HPr family phosphocarrier protein, with protein sequence MIERELEIVNKLGLHARASAKLTQLATKYHCEVWMTRNNQRINAKSIMGVMMLAAGKGARVTLETDGSDEAECMEAIVTLINGKFGEAE
- the gshB gene encoding glutathione synthase — its product is MKIAFLADPLDSFKVWKDSTFAMMVEAQKRGHVIYAFESQDMAYSDGDIVARARQIVLTGKEDANWYRSEEKKFFPLAAFDAVIVRKDPPFDMNYLYSTYLLDLAEAAGARIFNRPAALRDYNEKMAIARFPQFVVPTLVSSDDALLREFHTQHGDVIFKPLDGMGGAGIFRIMGDGMNMGSVIETLTENGGRAIMAQKFIPQIALGDKRVLLINGTVVPYALARIPQKGDIRGNLAVGAQGVAQPLSGRDREIAETLALSLAAEGLFLVGLDIIGDWLTEINVTSPTCFREIAAQTGFNVAEMFFNALDETI
- a CDS encoding PTS sugar transporter subunit IIA, encoding MIGILLIMHEPLANAFMATASHMFEGKQERIEAIDVRADQDLNDINLVASQAIARLDDGSGVLVLTDVLGGTPSNCCYRLTTQGRVEVIAGVSLPMLLRAITYRENDLETVIEKALSGGKSGAVRIDNCC
- the metX gene encoding homoserine O-succinyltransferase MetX; amino-acid sequence: MTSVGAVTARSIDFDEPLRLQSGALIANYTLVYETYGTLNADKSNAILICHALNASHHVAGYYEDQPNNIGWWDNMVGPGKPVDTNRFFVIGVNNLGSCFGSTGPMHINPETGKPYGHGFPVVTVEDWVQSQARLADVLGIRKFAAVMGGSLGGMQALAWSMMFPARLEHCIAIASTAKLTAQNIAFNDVARQAILTDPDFHGGDFYAYGVVPKNGLRVARMIGHITYLSNVDMSEKFGRMLRSGQYHFGFGVEFEIESYLHYQGDKFSSYFDANTYLLITRALDYFDPAAPYDGDLTRALAGTQAKFLLASFTTDWRFSSDASRAIVKALIDNRREVTYADIDAPHGHDAFLLTDERYHDLVRSYVDRMWLEIEERGN
- the ptsP gene encoding phosphoenolpyruvate--protein phosphotransferase, with the translated sequence MASFALHGTTVSRGISIGRAHLIPRAALDVRHYLVPQEKVEAEVTRLEAAIEAVHNELESIWSSLPKDAPVELGAFLDVHAMILSDAMIAKEPLNIIRTRRYNAEWALLTQIEQLSAQFDGIEDPYLRERKADIQQVAERVMKNLQGQVGENMPETAPVLAEIPEEERIDMIVVAYDISPADMLHFRDRTFSGFISEVGSKNSHAAIVARSIDAPAVFGLPNALMLIEQDDWLIIDADTGVVIVNPTSLVLEQYRVRKVAREKALKKLSKLKKTPTMTHDGTPITLMANIEFPDDCNAALENGASGIGLFRSEFLFMSKAGDMSRLPGEEEQFEAYKKAVVIMRGRPVTIRTLDIGADKPIGISDFSVLNPALGKRAIRFCLAEPELFLTQLRAILRASAFGPVKLLIPMLVHAFEIDQSLAMIEQAKSQLKAEKVKFDPNIPIGAMVEVPAAIFALSMFTRRLDFLSIGTNDLIQYSLAIDRVDPEVAHLYNPLHPAILTMLSTVIRAGAKAGLPVSICGELAGDPAMTRLLLGMGLREFSMHSTQLLTVKQEILNASLKELAPRVKRILSLGEPDAIERAVEKVRQLPAAV